The following proteins come from a genomic window of Parambassis ranga chromosome 4, fParRan2.1, whole genome shotgun sequence:
- the LOC114434621 gene encoding cullin-3-like — MTMDEKYVNIIWDPLKNAIQEIQRKNKSGLSFEELYSNAFAMGKHREKLYTGLREVITEHLINKVREDVLNSLNNNFVQTLNQAWNDHQTAMVMIRDIFMYVDKVCVQQNNVENVYNLGLIIFRDQVVRYGCIRDHLRQMLMDMIARERKGEFVERGAIRNACQMLMILGLDGRSVYKEDFEGPFLDVSAEFFQMESQKFLAKNSATVYIINAEARINEEIERVMHCLDKSTEEPIVKVVERELIAKHMKTIVEMENSGLVHMLTNGKTEDLVCMYKLFSRVPNGLKTMCKCMSAYLREQGKALVSEAGAGKNPVDYFQGLLDLKTRFDCFLLESFNNDQLFKQTITGDFEYFLNLNSRSPEYLSLFIDDKLRKGVKGLTEQEVETILDKVMVLFRFMEEKDVFERYYKQHMGHRLLSNQSISDDSEKNMISKLKAQCGYHFTSKLEGMFRDISISNTTMDEFRQHIQTTSASLSGVDLTVRVLTTGYWPTQSATPKCTIPPAPKHAFEVFRRFYLAKHTGRQLTLQNHLGGADLNATFYRAVKKGDGSEVGVGGAQVIGSNTRKHILQVSTFQMTILMLFNNREKCTFEEIQQETDIPERQLVRALQSLACGKPTQRVLTKEPKSKEIENGNVFTVNDEFTSKLHRVKIQTVAAKQGESDPERKETRQKVDDDRKYEIEAAIIRIMKSRKKMQHNVLIAEVTQQLRARFLASPVAIKKSIERLFEREYLARTPEDHKVYTYIA; from the exons ATGACAATGGATGAGAAATATGTGAACATCATCTGGGACCCCCTGAAGAACGCCATCCAAGAAATtcagagaaagaacaaaagtGGACTGAGCTTCGAGGAGCTTTACAGTAATGCCTTTGCCATGGGCAAGCACAGGGAGAAGCTCTACACTGGCCTGAGGGAGGTTATCACTGAGCACCTCATCAACAAA GTACGGGAAGACGTTTTAAACTCCCTAAATAACAACTTTGTGCAAACACTGAACCAGGCCTGGAATGATCATCAAACTGCAATGGTTATGATTAGAGACATCTTTATGTATGTG GACAAGGTCTGTGTTCAACAAAACAATGTAGAGAATGTGTACAACCTTGGCCTCATCATATTCAGGGACCAGGTGGTGCGTTATGGCTGCATTCGAGACCACCTACGACAGATGTTAATGGACATGATTGCAcgggagaggaaaggagagttTGTGGAGAG AGGAGCCATCAGAAATGCCTGCCAGATGCTGATGATTCTTGGTCTAGATGGTAGATCTGTCTATAAAGAGGACTTCGAAGGCCCCTTTTTAGATGTGTCAGCTGAATTCTTTCAG ATGGAGAGTCAAAAGTTCTTAGCAAAAAACAGTGCCACTGTCTACATAATAAACGCTGAGGCCAGAATCAATGAAGAGATTGAGCGAGTTATGCACTGTCTGGACAAATCCACAgaagagcctattgtaaaggtGGTGGAAAGGGAGCTCATTGCTAAACACATGAAGACCATTGTGGAGATGGAGAACTCTGGTCTGGTTCATATGCTTACGAATGGCAAAACAGAAG ATCTGGTGTGCATGTACAAGCTGTTTAGTCGTGTGCCAAATGGCCTGAAAACAATGTGCAAGTGTATGAGTGCTTACTTGCGAGAGCAAGGCAAGGCTCTAGTGTCAGAAGCGGGAGCGGGCAAGAACCCCGTCGACTATTTTCAG GGTCTGTTAGACTTGAAGACAAGATTTGATTGCTTCCTCCTTGAATCCTTCAACAATGACCAACTCTTCAAACAAACCATAACTGGAGACTTTGAGTATTTCCTTAACCTAAACTCCCGCTCACCAGAGTACCTGTCACTCTTCATCGATGATAAGCTCCGAAAGGGAGTCAAAGGG TTGACAGAACAGGAGGTGGAGACGATCCTTGACAAAGTCATGGTGTTGTTCAGGTTTATGGAAGAGAAGGATGTTTTTGAAAGGTACTATAAACAGCATATGGGCCATCGGCTGCTTAGCAACCAGAGCATCTCGGATGACTCTGAAAAGAACATGATCTCTAAGCTCAAG GCACAATGTGGCTATCACTTTACATCAAAACTGGAAGGGATGTTCAGAGACATTAGCATCTCCAACACTACAATGGATGAGTTCCGGCAACACATTCAAACCACATCA GCGTCTTTAAGTGGGGTAGACCTTACAGTAAGGGTCCTCACTACCGGCTACTGGCCTACTCAGTCTGCTACACCCAAATGCACCATCCCCCCTGCTCCCAAACATGCCTTTGAAGTCTTCAGACG GTTTTACCTTGCTAAGCACACTGGTAGACAGCTCACACTGCAGAACCACTTGGGCGGTGCAGACCTAAACGCAACTTTCTACAGAGCTGTTAAAAAG GGGGATGGTTCAGAAGTTGGTGTGGGGGGTGCCCAGGTGATTGGTTCTAACACCAGGAAGCACATACTGCAGGTCTCCACCTTCCAGATGACTATCCTCATGCTCTTcaacaacagagaaaagtgCACCTTTGAG GAGATCCAGCAGGAGACAGATATTCCAGAGCGACAGCTGGTGCGAGCGTTGCAGTCTTTGGCCTGCGGGAAACCCACACAGAGAGTTCTTACCAAGGAGCCAAAGTCCAAGGAGATAGAGAACGGCAATGTGTTTACAGTCAATGACGAGTTTACTTCCAAACTGCACAGAGTCAAAATACAGACAG TTGCTGCTAAACAAGGGGAATCAGATCCTGAACGGAAAGAGACCCGGCAGAAAGTGGATGATGACAGAAAGTATGAGATCGAGGCAGCCATCATCAGAATCATGAAGTCGAGGAAGAAGATGCAGCACAATGTCCTCATAGCAGAG GTGACTCAGCAGCTGAGGGCACGTTTTCTTGCCAGCCCTGTGGCTATCAAAAAGAGCATAGAAAGACTATTTGAAAGAGAATACTTGGCGAGGACACCAGAGGATCATAAAGTGTATACCTACATTGCATAG
- the cth gene encoding cystathionine gamma-lyase has product MAQTHKKEVQNELFAGFCTAYKSFATEAIHVGQEPEQWKSMAVVPPISLSTTFKQNAPGNHAGFEYSRSGNPTRNCLEKAVAALDGAKYCLALASGLAATVTITHLLKAGDGIVCMDDVYGGTNRYFQRIASTVGLEVSFADCTKPNLLKAALKDNTKLVWIETPTNPMMKVVDIKACSELVHEHNKDIVVVVDNTFMSAYFQRPLALGADICMYSATKYMNGHSDVVMGLVSLNNEDLYERLKFLQNALGGVPSPFDCYLCNRGLKTLHLRMERHFRNALAAAKFLEADPRVERVIFPGLPSHPQHEVMKKQCTGCPGMITFYIKGKLEHATTFLSNLKMFAIAESLGGYESLAEHPAIMTHASVPENERSVLGISDTLIRLSVGLEDEVDIIEDLDQALAAAHPKKK; this is encoded by the exons ATGGCTCAAACGCACAAAAAAGAGGTACAGAACGAGTTGTTCGCCGGCTTCTGCACGGCCTACAAATCCTTCGCCACAGAGGCCATACACGTCGGCCAGGAGCCAGAGCAATGGAAGTCAATGGCTGTGGTGCCACCGATTTCCCTTTCTACCACGTTCAAGCAGAACGCACCAGGAAACCACGCC GGGTTTGAATATAGCCGGAGTGGAAACCCCACTAGAAATTGCCTTGAGAAGGCTGTGGCAGCACTGGATGGAGCCAAGTACT GCCTTGCTCTTGCCTCGGGACTGGCAGCCACAGTGACCATCACTCACTTGCTCAAAGCAGGCGATGGGATTGTCTGCATGGATGATGTATATGGAG GCACAAACCGCTACTTCCAAAGAATCGCATCTACAGTTGGTCTGGAGGTGTCTTTTGCTGACTGTACGAAACCAAACCTGCTCAAGGCAGCTCTGAAGGACAATACCAAA CTGGTGTGGATTGAAACACCCACCAACCCCATGATGAAGGTTGTGGACATCAAGGCCTGCTCTGAGCTGGTCCATGAACACAACAAAGAcatagtggtggtggtggacaaCACCTTCATGTCAGCCTACTTCCAg CGCCCCTTGGCTTTGGGAGCAGATATCTGCATGTATTCAGCCACCAAATACATGAATG GTCACAGCGATGTGGTGATGGGTCTGGTTTCGTTGAACAATGAGGATCTGTACGAGCGACTGAAGTTCCTGCAGAATG CTTTGGGCGGTGTACCATCTCCCTTTGACTGCTACCTTTGCAACCGTGGACTTAAGACGCTGCACCTGCGGATGGAGCGTCACTTTAGGAACGCCTTAGCTGCTGCCAAGTTTTTGGAGGCAGATCCAAGAGTGGAACGCGTCATTTTCCCAG GCCTGCCCTCTCACCCCCAGCATGAGGTGATGAAGAAACAATGCACTGGGTGTCCGGGGATGATCACCTTCTACATCAAGGGGAAACTGGAGCACGCCACCACTTTTCTCAGCAACCTCAAA ATGTTTGCGATAGCCGAGAGTCTTGGTGGTTATGAAAGTTTAGCAGAACATCC GGCGATTATGACCCATGCCTCAGTGCCTGAAAATGAGAGGAGTGTACTTGGGATCAGTGACACACTGATCCGACTCTCTGTGGGACTGGAGGATGAGGTTGACATCATTGAAGACCTGGATCAGGCACTAGCTGCGGCT CATCCAAAGAAGAAGTGA